One segment of Labrus mixtus chromosome 10, fLabMix1.1, whole genome shotgun sequence DNA contains the following:
- the atox1 gene encoding copper transport protein ATOX1 isoform X2 has translation MTKHEFEVAMTCEGCSGAVTRVLNKVEGVTFEIDLPKKLVWIESEKDVEFLHKTLEKCGKEVKYNGTK, from the exons ATGACG AAGCACGAGTTTGAGGTTGCTATGACGTGTGAGGGATGCTCAGGAGCGGTTACCAGAGTCCTCAACAAGGTGGAAG GTGTGACGTTCGAGATTGATCTGCCCAAGAAACTGGTTTGGATCGAGTCTGAGAAAGATGTGGAATTTCTTCACAAGACACTGGAGAAATGTGGGAAGGAGGTCAAGTACAACGGCACTAAATGA
- the atox1 gene encoding copper transport protein ATOX1 isoform X1, with product MCLSQKHEFEVAMTCEGCSGAVTRVLNKVEGVTFEIDLPKKLVWIESEKDVEFLHKTLEKCGKEVKYNGTK from the exons ATGTGTCTGTCACAGAAGCACGAGTTTGAGGTTGCTATGACGTGTGAGGGATGCTCAGGAGCGGTTACCAGAGTCCTCAACAAGGTGGAAG GTGTGACGTTCGAGATTGATCTGCCCAAGAAACTGGTTTGGATCGAGTCTGAGAAAGATGTGGAATTTCTTCACAAGACACTGGAGAAATGTGGGAAGGAGGTCAAGTACAACGGCACTAAATGA